In Paralcaligenes sp. KSB-10, the following are encoded in one genomic region:
- a CDS encoding MotA/TolQ/ExbB proton channel family protein gives MFDLFHSAMQVLAQVGEAASATQAAATAAPAGAAAAVTQGSGILHFVEQSDLVGKSLFGILLLMSLTSWYLIFSKSLLNLRIRHRSGKFLVEFWNASSLEQVENEISTHGATEPFAHLASHAIHAQNHHAKYGALKLEEKGSTGAFVTRTIRKVIDEETARLENGLTVLASIGSTAPFVGLFGTVWGVYHALVGIGLSDGVTVNRIAGPVGEALIMTGLGLAVAIPAVLAYNGFVRGNRVYLARLDAFAHDLFTFLSTGQQVGTSDNKVRKLAASKGV, from the coding sequence ATGTTTGATTTATTTCATAGTGCCATGCAAGTACTGGCGCAAGTAGGCGAGGCGGCATCGGCCACCCAGGCGGCCGCCACCGCGGCACCCGCGGGCGCGGCGGCGGCCGTTACGCAGGGCAGCGGCATTTTGCATTTTGTCGAGCAAAGCGACCTGGTGGGCAAATCCTTGTTCGGTATTTTGCTGCTCATGTCGCTTACCAGCTGGTATCTGATCTTTTCCAAATCGCTTTTGAATTTGCGGATCCGGCATCGATCCGGCAAGTTCCTGGTCGAATTCTGGAACGCCAGCTCGCTCGAGCAGGTCGAAAACGAAATCAGCACGCATGGCGCCACCGAACCTTTTGCCCATTTGGCCAGCCACGCCATTCATGCCCAGAATCATCATGCGAAGTACGGTGCGCTCAAGCTTGAGGAAAAAGGGTCCACGGGGGCATTCGTTACGCGTACGATACGCAAGGTTATCGACGAGGAAACCGCCAGGCTGGAAAACGGCCTGACCGTGCTGGCTTCCATCGGCTCGACCGCGCCCTTCGTGGGGCTCTTCGGTACGGTCTGGGGGGTATATCATGCGCTGGTGGGCATAGGCCTGTCAGACGGCGTGACTGTCAATCGGATCGCCGGTCCGGTGGGCGAGGCGCTGATCATGACGGGGCTGGGCCTTGCCGTGGCCATTCCCGCGGTGCTGGCGTACAACGGCTTTGTTCGTGGCAACCGTGTCTATCTGGCCCGCCTGGACGCTTTCGCGCATGATCTGTTCACCTTCCTGTCCACAGGCCAGCAGGTAGGCACGTCCGACAACAAAGTGCGCAAGCTGGCTGCATCCAAAGGAGTCTAG
- a CDS encoding biopolymer transporter ExbD, whose product MAFGSFDSKGTSHTVSEINMVPLIDVMLVLLVIFIITAPLLSHSIKIDIPQASAEQVKEQPKAIDLAIDAQGKLFWNEQPVAMEQLAPRFAGEARLDPQPRLQIRADLNTRYEVLAQIMGYARGAGIKHLGFMTRPDPVPAK is encoded by the coding sequence ATGGCTTTCGGGAGTTTCGACAGCAAAGGAACCAGTCATACGGTATCCGAGATAAACATGGTTCCCCTGATCGATGTCATGCTGGTGCTATTGGTTATTTTTATCATTACCGCACCCTTGCTGAGCCATTCGATCAAGATTGATATTCCCCAGGCCAGCGCCGAACAGGTCAAGGAACAGCCCAAGGCGATCGATCTGGCGATCGATGCCCAGGGAAAACTGTTCTGGAACGAACAGCCTGTTGCCATGGAACAGTTGGCGCCGCGGTTCGCCGGCGAGGCCCGGCTCGATCCGCAACCCCGGCTGCAAATCCGCGCGGATTTGAATACACGCTATGAAGTACTGGCCCAGATCATGGGCTACGCGCGCGGGGCCGGTATTAAACACCTTGGGTTCATGACCCGGCCCGACCCGGTGCCGGCGAAATAA
- a CDS encoding response regulator transcription factor has protein sequence MRVLVIEDDTTLGHALQEFLIEQGYAVDWLQDGDQVLGAAAGQAYDLLLLDLNLPGLSGLEVLRQLRTNGQQIPVLILTARDGIEDRVAGLDAGADDYVTKPFELPELAARVRAFARRRAGQAQPFIEAGPLVFDTVGREVRVNGERLSLSVRELSVLEMLMGRAGRVVTKRQIVNSLSAWDADFSENAVEVYVYRLRKRLEGTGAGIQTVRGFGYLLDVESAA, from the coding sequence ATGCGAGTTCTAGTAATCGAAGACGACACCACCCTGGGCCATGCTCTACAGGAGTTCCTGATAGAGCAGGGATACGCGGTCGATTGGCTGCAAGATGGCGATCAAGTGCTGGGCGCGGCGGCGGGCCAGGCCTACGATCTCCTGCTTCTTGACCTGAATCTTCCTGGCCTGAGCGGCCTGGAAGTGTTGCGTCAATTGCGCACGAACGGCCAGCAAATTCCGGTGCTGATATTGACGGCCCGCGACGGGATCGAAGATCGCGTGGCCGGCCTCGATGCCGGGGCCGACGATTACGTCACAAAACCTTTCGAGCTGCCCGAACTGGCCGCCAGGGTGCGGGCCTTTGCCCGCCGCCGTGCGGGCCAGGCGCAGCCATTTATCGAAGCGGGCCCGCTGGTATTCGATACGGTGGGGCGAGAAGTGCGCGTCAATGGCGAGCGTTTATCGCTTTCGGTGCGGGAGCTGTCGGTTCTTGAAATGCTGATGGGGCGCGCCGGGCGCGTGGTCACCAAGCGCCAGATTGTCAATTCCCTGTCGGCCTGGGACGCCGACTTCAGCGAAAATGCTGTCGAGGTTTATGTGTACCGCCTGCGCAAGCGCCTTGAAGGCACCGGTGCCGGGATACAAACTGTGCGCGGCTTCGGCTATCTGCTCGATGTGGAAAGTGCCGCCTGA
- a CDS encoding HAMP domain-containing sensor histidine kinase — protein sequence MPQGSLARHLVSRLLPAVIFLVLLDLIATWVMTRQISLDAWLLEDIFWSMILSQVLLVSLFAWVLISGVRSGLESINRLSEEISQRSIDDMQPLDPSWLPTEIAPVVTHFNDLLVRLDDSMQAQKRFIGQAAHQLRTPLSGLKLESELMLARQLPDDVRERAERIKSVTDRMIRLGQQLLVLARVDSSTQPQDSFIPVDLCEWARTSGAEWIPAARASQVQIHLVAPEEPVWVDADPLLLEEMLSNLIDNALRYGIGAKNIRLQVGANPPSLAVEDDGPGIDSADSDRVFEAFYRSPRANTAGSGLGLAIVREIARAHGAWWSLLSRPAFPGTRIGIVFPGPRIGAKLTRQE from the coding sequence ATGCCGCAGGGCTCGCTGGCGCGCCATCTGGTGTCGCGTTTGCTGCCGGCGGTGATTTTCCTGGTTTTGCTGGACTTGATCGCCACCTGGGTCATGACGCGTCAGATCAGCCTGGATGCGTGGCTGCTTGAAGATATATTCTGGTCCATGATACTGAGCCAGGTTTTGCTGGTGTCGCTGTTTGCCTGGGTGCTGATTTCGGGTGTGCGTTCGGGACTGGAGTCAATAAACCGCCTTTCCGAGGAAATCAGCCAGCGTTCCATCGACGATATGCAACCGCTCGATCCCTCCTGGCTGCCAACGGAAATCGCGCCGGTGGTTACTCACTTCAATGATCTGCTGGTGCGCCTGGACGATTCCATGCAGGCCCAGAAGCGTTTCATAGGCCAGGCCGCGCATCAGCTCAGAACGCCGCTGAGCGGCCTGAAGCTCGAATCCGAGCTGATGCTGGCGCGGCAATTGCCCGATGACGTGCGCGAGCGCGCCGAGCGCATCAAGAGTGTGACAGACCGGATGATACGGCTTGGCCAGCAGTTGCTGGTTCTGGCGCGTGTCGATTCGTCCACCCAGCCGCAAGACAGCTTCATCCCCGTCGATTTGTGCGAATGGGCGCGCACCAGCGGCGCCGAATGGATTCCGGCTGCGCGTGCCAGTCAGGTGCAGATTCATCTGGTGGCTCCGGAAGAGCCGGTATGGGTCGACGCCGATCCGCTGCTGCTGGAAGAAATGTTGAGCAATCTGATCGATAACGCATTACGCTACGGTATCGGTGCCAAGAATATACGCCTGCAAGTGGGGGCCAATCCTCCTTCGCTGGCAGTGGAAGACGACGGGCCGGGCATCGACTCCGCTGACAGCGATCGGGTTTTCGAGGCATTTTACCGTTCTCCCAGAGCCAACACCGCCGGGTCGGGCTTGGGTTTGGCTATTGTGCGCGAGATTGCCCGAGCTCATGGTGCCTGGTGGAGCCTGCTCAGCCGGCCCGCGTTTCCGGGAACGCGGATCGGTATTGTATTTCCTGGCCCCCGCATTGGCGCCAAACTAACGAGACAAGAGTAA
- a CDS encoding potassium transporter Kup encodes MSKTAAAHEDSKPGRSRGAAAMLGALGVVYGDIGTSPLYTIRASLSEFKVLDDEHILGVLSILFWMLMVVVSLKYVMLVLRADNRGEGGTLALMELAVRGVSGRKKWILTVLALIGAALFYGDSMITPAISVLSAIEGVGVVSHTLDHWVVPLSVLVLAALFLIQYRGTGAVGKLFGPIMLLWFVTLGVLGAWRIIQTPQILLALNPMWALTFISDAPWGTFLLLGAVVLALTGAEALYADMGHYGRPAIQRAWFGLVLPALVLCYFGQGALLLADRSALKNPFFLMAPSWGLVPLVALATVATVIASQSVISGAFSVTRQAVQLGFWPRMAILHTSAREEGQIYLPRVNMLLFVAVLVLVLAFGSSDSLAQAYGFAVTGTMLMTSTLLFAVLPRKSTGTKRVLWFSLLSVFLILDTLLFSSNALKLFEGGWLPMVVGLSILTLMITWKQGRETMHDTLAGDQQPLKSFMEALEQYPPTRVNGTAVFMSMIVNTVPPALLHNLKHNKILHEQVLFLNVQSADVPYVPFNERFVLERLSRSSWQAVATWGFKQEPNVPQLLEQIAQVHPELNLEPMQTSYFLSRQTVIVVRRLPLRLRWRRSLFAFMARNATRSTRFYKIPPNRVVEMGMQFEL; translated from the coding sequence ATGAGTAAAACAGCGGCAGCGCATGAAGACTCGAAGCCCGGCCGATCGCGTGGTGCGGCGGCCATGCTGGGAGCCTTGGGTGTGGTGTACGGCGATATCGGCACCAGTCCCCTGTACACCATACGGGCTTCGCTTTCCGAATTCAAGGTTCTCGATGACGAGCATATTCTGGGCGTGTTGTCGATTCTGTTCTGGATGCTCATGGTGGTGGTGTCATTGAAGTATGTAATGCTGGTGCTGCGCGCCGATAACCGCGGGGAAGGCGGAACGCTGGCCCTGATGGAATTGGCCGTGCGCGGCGTGTCGGGGCGGAAAAAATGGATTCTGACGGTACTGGCGCTGATCGGCGCCGCCCTGTTCTACGGCGACAGCATGATTACACCCGCCATATCGGTGCTGTCGGCCATCGAGGGGGTGGGCGTCGTTTCGCATACCCTGGATCACTGGGTCGTGCCTTTGTCGGTGCTGGTGCTTGCGGCGCTTTTCCTGATTCAGTATCGCGGCACCGGAGCGGTGGGCAAATTGTTCGGCCCCATCATGCTCTTGTGGTTTGTCACGCTGGGAGTGCTGGGGGCATGGCGCATCATCCAGACGCCGCAAATACTCCTGGCCCTGAACCCGATGTGGGCGTTGACCTTTATTTCCGATGCGCCTTGGGGCACGTTTCTTTTGCTTGGGGCGGTTGTCCTGGCGCTTACCGGTGCCGAAGCCTTGTACGCCGACATGGGGCATTACGGTCGGCCGGCCATACAGCGCGCCTGGTTCGGCTTGGTGCTGCCGGCACTGGTGCTGTGTTATTTTGGCCAGGGTGCCTTGTTGCTGGCCGATCGTTCAGCTCTCAAGAACCCATTCTTTTTAATGGCTCCGTCCTGGGGGCTGGTGCCGTTGGTAGCCTTGGCTACCGTAGCAACGGTGATTGCCTCGCAGTCGGTGATCTCAGGCGCGTTTTCCGTTACCCGCCAGGCCGTGCAATTGGGGTTCTGGCCTCGCATGGCCATCTTGCATACCTCGGCGCGTGAAGAGGGGCAAATCTATCTGCCGCGAGTCAACATGCTGTTGTTCGTTGCGGTATTGGTATTGGTGCTGGCTTTTGGCTCGTCCGATAGCCTGGCCCAGGCATATGGCTTTGCGGTCACGGGCACCATGCTGATGACTTCCACGCTGCTTTTCGCGGTATTGCCCAGAAAATCGACAGGCACAAAGCGCGTGTTGTGGTTTTCGCTGCTCAGTGTGTTTTTGATTCTCGACACTCTGCTGTTTTCGTCGAATGCGCTGAAGCTATTCGAAGGCGGATGGCTGCCTATGGTTGTGGGCCTAAGTATCCTGACGCTGATGATTACCTGGAAACAGGGGCGCGAAACAATGCACGATACCCTGGCGGGCGATCAGCAGCCGCTCAAGTCGTTCATGGAAGCGCTTGAACAATACCCTCCGACGCGTGTGAATGGTACGGCCGTGTTCATGAGCATGATCGTCAATACCGTGCCGCCTGCGCTCTTGCATAACCTCAAGCACAATAAAATATTGCATGAGCAGGTCCTTTTCCTGAATGTTCAAAGCGCCGATGTGCCGTATGTGCCGTTCAACGAGCGCTTTGTACTGGAGCGGCTCAGCCGATCCAGCTGGCAGGCCGTCGCGACATGGGGTTTCAAGCAGGAGCCCAATGTGCCGCAGCTGCTCGAGCAGATTGCACAGGTGCACCCGGAACTGAATCTCGAGCCCATGCAGACTTCCTACTTCCTGTCGCGGCAAACGGTAATCGTGGTGCGCAGGCTGCCGCTTCGGTTGCGGTGGCGCCGCAGCCTGTTCGCCTTTATGGCGCGCAATGCCACACGCAGTACCCGTTTCTATAAAATCCCACCCAATCGCGTGGTCGAAATGGGCATGCAGTTCGAGTTGTAG
- a CDS encoding porin, with amino-acid sequence MKTGLLWAVVLAACANGAYAAESGVTLYGIVDAGIGSTHVSGPNGAKSSVTGVISGGFTDSLFGIKGQEKLTDDLSAIFQLESLFDVNTGSLSDKDNLFSNSAWVGLNSEHLGELRLGRQHTIAQQFGSQVEIASWKEMAMGSTLKASDNYRVNNAVNYVSPSLSGFSFGAGYAFDISGSQINGRKSPMVSAALQYSQGPLLLVATWDKTYLSDTVLPNGKNPEAWQLGASYDFQVAKVSAAWSRMKNGYAGLDGGDPDGLGLGLGAAEFANGGHLDAYLLGVAVPVGAHGTVLAQWSFVQPHWHWQDGEKAKSGQVATLGYLYSLSPRTSLYAMAGLASRYSLDEQVVQGQGTTTRYMAGVTHRF; translated from the coding sequence ATGAAGACTGGCTTATTGTGGGCAGTGGTTCTTGCGGCGTGCGCGAACGGCGCTTATGCGGCTGAATCGGGGGTAACTTTATACGGCATCGTGGATGCGGGCATTGGGTCGACGCATGTATCCGGCCCCAATGGCGCCAAAAGCTCGGTTACCGGAGTGATTTCGGGCGGATTCACCGATTCTTTGTTTGGCATAAAGGGCCAGGAAAAGCTGACCGACGATTTATCGGCCATCTTTCAGCTCGAATCGCTCTTCGATGTCAATACAGGAAGCCTCTCGGACAAGGATAATCTGTTCAGCAACTCGGCATGGGTAGGCCTGAACAGCGAACATCTGGGCGAATTGCGTTTGGGACGCCAGCACACGATTGCCCAGCAGTTCGGCAGCCAGGTTGAAATCGCATCCTGGAAGGAAATGGCCATGGGCTCCACGCTCAAGGCTTCGGACAACTATCGGGTGAACAATGCCGTCAATTATGTATCGCCGTCCTTGTCGGGCTTCAGCTTTGGCGCGGGTTATGCGTTCGACATAAGCGGCAGCCAGATCAATGGCCGGAAGTCGCCCATGGTGAGCGCAGCCCTGCAATATAGCCAAGGCCCCTTATTGCTGGTGGCCACCTGGGACAAAACTTATTTATCCGATACCGTATTGCCTAACGGTAAAAATCCCGAAGCGTGGCAACTGGGCGCTTCCTACGATTTTCAGGTCGCCAAGGTATCTGCGGCATGGAGCCGCATGAAAAATGGCTATGCCGGCCTGGACGGCGGTGATCCCGATGGGCTGGGCCTGGGTCTGGGAGCCGCCGAGTTTGCCAATGGAGGCCATCTGGATGCCTATCTGCTTGGTGTCGCTGTGCCCGTCGGAGCACATGGCACTGTCCTGGCGCAATGGTCTTTTGTGCAACCCCACTGGCATTGGCAAGATGGTGAAAAGGCCAAATCGGGGCAGGTGGCAACCCTGGGTTACCTATACAGCCTGTCGCCTCGTACCAGTTTGTATGCCATGGCGGGCCTGGCCAGCCGCTATTCGCTCGATGAGCAAGTGGTCCAGGGGCAAGGCACAACCACGCGCTACATGGCCGGCGTCACTCACAGGTTCTAA
- the mnhG gene encoding monovalent cation/H(+) antiporter subunit G, with protein sequence MNTLPLWVSIPASILLVSSGILALTGSLGLLRFKNFYSRIHAPTMGNTLGTIGVLLASMLVSSSTARHLILDEILIVLLLVISSPVTAILLMQAAIRRDARRNPGDT encoded by the coding sequence ATGAATACACTGCCATTATGGGTATCGATTCCTGCTTCCATTCTGCTGGTGTCAAGTGGCATACTGGCCTTGACCGGCTCGCTGGGGCTGCTGCGATTCAAGAATTTTTATTCGCGCATTCATGCCCCCACCATGGGCAATACGCTGGGAACCATTGGAGTATTGCTGGCATCGATGCTGGTTTCTTCAAGCACAGCTCGACATCTGATACTGGATGAAATTCTGATCGTCCTGCTTCTGGTCATCAGTTCGCCGGTAACGGCCATACTTTTGATGCAGGCAGCCATTCGCCGCGATGCCCGCCGCAACCCGGGCGACACGTAA
- a CDS encoding K+/H+ antiporter subunit F, whose amino-acid sequence MNTVLIWASTFALYCFALGMICAAIRLLRGPTAEDRVLALDTMYINGMLTILVLGIRFGTSLYFDIALLIALFGFVGSAAMAKFLLRGEVIEP is encoded by the coding sequence ATGAATACCGTACTTATCTGGGCAAGCACCTTTGCGCTGTACTGTTTTGCGCTGGGAATGATATGCGCGGCGATACGTCTGCTGCGCGGACCAACGGCCGAAGATCGTGTGCTGGCGCTCGACACCATGTATATCAACGGCATGCTGACCATTCTGGTGCTGGGCATCCGGTTTGGAACCAGCCTGTATTTCGACATAGCTTTGCTGATTGCGCTGTTCGGCTTTGTCGGGTCGGCCGCCATGGCCAAATTCCTGCTTCGCGGCGAGGTCATCGAGCCATGA
- a CDS encoding Na+/H+ antiporter subunit E, which yields MKRLLYRLLMPIFLTVLWLVLNDTLSWEQVLLGATLSIMLVWAGSRLRPLRARPKKPFVMIRLLCAVIADITRSNLAVGRLVWTGAPATPGFIDIPLDMRDPHGLAALACIITYTPGTVWARLSEGENLLTLHVLDLKDESHWIRTIKQRYEHPLMEIFE from the coding sequence ATGAAACGCCTGCTGTATCGCCTGCTCATGCCTATATTTTTAACTGTCCTGTGGCTGGTGCTGAACGATACCTTGTCGTGGGAGCAGGTTTTGCTGGGCGCGACGCTCTCGATCATGCTGGTATGGGCCGGATCCCGATTACGCCCATTGCGGGCAAGGCCCAAGAAACCATTTGTCATGATCCGGCTGCTTTGCGCGGTCATCGCGGATATCACCCGATCCAATCTGGCGGTAGGACGGCTGGTCTGGACTGGAGCACCCGCCACACCGGGCTTTATCGACATTCCACTGGATATGCGCGACCCGCACGGCCTGGCAGCCCTGGCCTGCATCATCACCTATACGCCCGGCACCGTATGGGCCAGGCTTTCCGAAGGCGAAAACCTTCTGACGCTGCACGTGCTCGACCTCAAAGACGAGTCGCACTGGATCAGAACGATCAAGCAGCGCTATGAACATCCCCTGATGGAGATATTTGAATGA